GGAATGACAAAGTGGGTGGATGACAAGTTGGTGGAGGGGGAGAAGCAGATCTCTCCGCTACGCGACGATAGAGCCTGTCGCTTCGGTCGAGATGACGAATGTCTCCTTTGTCCTTCCGTAGCGCGGCGGAGGAATCTGCTGTTGCCGGGTCGAGCTTCGCTCGAAGGATCGCTTCGCGATGACCCCATTCTTTGCGCGATAAACTGCGCAAAGAATGGGGCACATGGCTGACTCGCTCGTCCCTAGCGATTCACCAACACCTGGTAGTGCGCGTAGTTCGCACCCTTCACGACCACGCCGCCGAACTTCACGACGACGTGTTGCGAGGCGAGCGAGCCGGGCGTTCCGAGTTGGAAGACGCGCGGATTCGGATCGGTGAGCCAGTGGTACTCGATCATGTCCTCGGTCACGATGTACGCGGGCAGGACGGCTGTGCCGGAGCCGGGTGTACCGAGCGTCCATTCGGGGATGAGCGGGATCTCGCCTGCCTGCGTGCTGAGCGTCTTCACGCTGACGCCAGCTGCGATCTCTCGTGTGTTGAGTACGACGTTGAACTCGGTCTTCATCTCGCGGTCGATGAGGTCGAGCAGAACGGGGTTCGCGTAGATCGCTGTGGGCCGCACGGCGAAGCTGGAGTTCGCCACCATGAGTGCGATGGTCGATTTGAAGGCATCCACGATGCTTGCGTTGACGGCAACGGTGGTGGTATTTCCGCTGGCGACGATCTGGGCTGCCGCACCGAAGTACTGGGTTGTGGTGGGTGCGCTCAGGCTGGTGTCGTTGCCGTTCCACAGCGCGACATCGTGCGCGCGCATTACGCCTTCGACGGTGTCGGCGAGGTCCTTCGCCTGTAGGTACGCAAACTGGCTCTGCTGCTGGCCGAGTTCGAGGTCGAACAGGTTGTAGTTCAACTGTGCGACGAGGGCCTTGAGCGGAACGCTGCGTTCGACGCGCGTCGGGTTCACGACCGTGGCTACGATGTTGCGCGGATCGACGAAGCCAGCGGTGGGCGTCGGAGAAGGGATGCCGGTCTGCTCGAAGAAGCGCGAGGGGTGGCCGGTGGCCGGGACCTGCTTGATGCGCTGACCGAAGACGCCGCGGCGGCGGACGATGTCTGTGATTTCGGTCTGGTACTGCGGGACTTCGATGGCGCCGGGACCGATGAAGTCTGCGGCGGCGTGGATGTCCTGGAAGGTTGCGGTCATTTTTTCTCTCCTTGAGGGGAAGTTTTGTGCTGTGTGGGTTTTCCTGCAGGGGTGTTTAAAAAGCAGATCCCTCCGCTTCGCTGCGGGATGACAAAGTGTGTGCCGCGGGTGACAAGGGTTGATGGTGCGCGCATCGCGGATGCGCTTCGCGCATTACCCACACATCGCGATGAAGCTGCGATGTGTGGGGCACCCGGCACCCGTACAACCCATGTCCTAAAAGCGGGACATGGGGCACCCGGTTTTGGGTTTCCTTGTGGATCTGGTTTGCGCGCTCTGCGCGACCCCACCCTTTCGCAAAGAACGCGAAAGAATGGGGCACGAACAGATCTCTTGTTTAGCGGAGGAGGCCGGAGCGGAGGAGTTCGCTTTTTACGGCGATGCGTTGTTCTACGCTTAAGCTCGTTAGAGCGAGATCCAGTGCGCTGGCCGTTATCGTTTCCACGGCAGAGACGCCGGGCTTCGTGAGTGTCTGGGTTGATCGTGTTTTGCGGCCTGTCTCTGCCGTGGCTTTCAAGGCGCGGATCTCTGCTTCTGCTGCTTCGAGTCTCAGCTCCAGCGTGTCTTCTACTGTGGCTACAAGGGCCACATCGTTTGTTTCGTTTAATTCCATCGTTGTCCTCCGGCCGCTCTCATGCGGCCTTCTCTTTTTGTTGTTGCCGTCAGACGAAAGCGCGTCGAACGGTAGGCTGCTTTTTCGCGCAGCAAAATTGCCGCTCCGGTGAAGGTCGCTTTCGTGAGCCGCCATACCGGGGCGCGCATGTCTTCCACGTGCGCATCGGCGAGCTCATAGCTCATGCCCAGGACTTCGTTGCCGTGCGCGACCAACTCACGCTCCATCTCGGGGAAGTCGCGGGCGAAGAGGTATCCGCTTACGCGCAGTTCGTTGTTCGCTACATGGGCGGACGTGATGATGCCGCACTTGCGCTGCGCATCATGTCCATCCCAACCTGTTTTGAAATCCACCGCCATACCCAGCAGGGACGGCAGGGCCGCCTCCGCTGCCGCGCGCGTTAACACGACTTTGTGTCCACGCGCTCCTGTGGGCGCTTTGTCGCTGGCTACATCGACGAGCGTCAACACACCCTCGAACGGCCGCCGATTCGGATGCCCTTGCACCACGGGGAACTCTACCGCCATCGCATCCAACCGCATCTCTTCACCCCTTTTCAAAAAACTGACTCGCTGGCTCGCTGACCTGCTGACTTGCTCTTTACAGGCCACGCATCGCACGCACTTCCTCCACGGTGAGCACGCCTGCTTTCAATAGATCGAGCTGCACGCTGGTCTCGGTCGTCTCGTCGCGGCTGAGGAGATCGTTGAAGACGAACTCCACGTCGCGCAGGCCCAGGCGTTTGCCGAAGAGGTCCCGCGTGAGGTGTTCGGAGAGCAGTTTGGCGACGGGCTTGATTGCGCCTTCGAAGGCGTCGTCCGCCATCTCGGACGCGGTGGATTGATTGACGTCGTGTTCGAGACCGAGCAGCATGGGCGGAAGGTCGAAGGCGTTTGCGATCATGCGCAGAAGAAACTCCTGCCAGCCGAGGTGAAGGTCGGCATCCGTACCGCCCGCGAAGCGCAGGACCTCGGGCTTCTTTTCGCTGCTGAGGATGGGCACCTGGCCCGTGCCTTCGATCTCGTCCTGCCACCAGCGCACCATGCGTTCGTGCTGCGCGGGTGTGGTCTCTTCCATCCACAGAGCGAACTGCTGCACGCCGTTGCCTGCGAGACGACCGGCGTAGCGCGAGGCTTCGAGAAAGGAGCGGATGGATTCGAAGGCGACTTCGAGACGACCCAGGCCGAAGGGCGTGTGTGTCCGCGGATTCAGGCGGAGGTACATCAGCTCGCGATCGAGCAGAGGGATGGATTTCTCCGTTCCTGCGCGCGTGTTGACCTGGGCGTAGCGTGGTGTCTCCGCGTTGCCGTTCCATTCGGCATTGACTTGTACCGTCGCGCCATCGACGGGCCAGAGGCGGAAAGGAAGGTCGGCGTTGCCGGTGAGTTCCATCTCCATGGCGCCGAAGCCGCCGACGAGGAGGTCTTCGAGCACCTGCTCGATGAGGGTGCGGAAGGAGTCTCCTGGATTGGGTGCTTCCAATGTTTCGCGGAGTTTTTCCACGGTTGTGGAGTTCGTGGTTGCGTCGCGTTTGAGGCGGACCTGCCAGTCCATGCAGGCGATGCGGTCTTTGACGATGTTGATGGCGCGTCGGGCTACGGGCGTTTCAGCGAATTTGCGCAGGTTCGCTGCTGTGGGTTTTGGGGAGATGCCTTGTCCCTGGATGGGGAGGCGGCGGTAGGGTGTCAGCAGGGCGGGGAGGGGTGTGGTTTTTCTTGTGTTTGTCTCGCCCGCTTGCAGGCCCTTCCATGCTCCTCGTATTCGGTCTTTTACTCCTGCCACTGTTCGGTCCTTTCTTGCATAAAAATGCGCAGCCAAGAGGCTGCGCATTTTTATGTCGTTTTGTGTGCCGTTCTTCTGCGGCTTTCTCGCAGATATTCAGGGATGCGCTGCGCGCATTACCCACACATCGCGATGAAGCCGCGAAAGAATGGGGCACAAAGAGTTAGCTAATTCTTAATAATTTGTTGGTTTAGAGGTTCAGTTCGCGACGGGCGGTTTGAGCTACGCGTTCCAGGTCGCTTACGGTTAAGACGCGGATTGATTCGCGTTCCATGGTTTCCACGCCGAAGCGGTACCGCTCGACTGCTGCGGTCTCGTCTTCCATCTCGCGGAGAGGTTCTACGATTGCGGTCAGCTCCAGCGATGCGCCCTCCAGCCTCTGCACGCCTTCGCGCAGGCCTGAGGAGGAGAACGCCAGTACCTTGGCTGCTTCCAGGTCGCCTTCGAGGGAGATCGCCTGGAACATGCGGATGATGCCGTTCGGACGGTAGCCACAGTCGATCTTTAGTGGATCGCCCACGCGCGTGTACTGCGATGCGGAGATCCTTTTGCGCATCAGGTCCCAGACGTTCGCGCGTTCAAACTCTTCGCGCATCGTGGCGGCGATGGCGGCCCGTCCCGTTCTGGGACGGATGACCCGTTCGCGTACCGTTTCGACGTACATGCGCATGAGTTGTTCCATTTCGGCGGAGAGGTTCTCGGCCAGGCAGCCACGCGGCTCCGTGAGCTGGAGTGAGTTCGACAGGGTGTCTTCCATCACCTGCAGCACCGGTTTGAAGTCGTGCTCGCCCAGCTTCAGGCGCTCGGCGATCTCTGTCTCCATGGCTTCGAGCATGGCCGTGTCGGCGTCGGGATCCAGGCAGCGTACGCGGCTCCAATCGCGGGTGAAGCGTACTCGAGTACTCTCCGCTCGCCCGGCTTCCCGCAGAAGGACGCCGATGTTTACAAACTCGTTCTTCACCGTATCCGGAACATACCGGACGAGAAAGAACTCGCATTCCATGCGACTTGCCAATAAGACTCTCCAGTCACTCCGGTGCAATTCAAGGGCCACTCTAGTGCCTCATCTCCCGGTTAGGGTCAGTGTCTTTCGCTACATTACGAAATTCGGTGTACCCATAACGCTTGGCGGCACAATCTTTCGGCCCCAATTCGGAAATGGTTCCCGATTTGAATCCCTAAACGAAACGATGAGCTCCCTCACACGGGAACGCCTTGCCAACATTTCTTGTATTAACTGCTCTATCTCTGCCGTATTCCCTCCGTACCACTCGGGAGGGACGACTTCCGCAATGGACCAGAGCGTCTCCTCGGACATTTGTTCTACGCGCGTCAACCAGGGATCGAAGCTCTCCCATCCCGTTATGCCCGCGTAGACTTTGTTGCGGCCGTAGACGCCACGCAGAGGAGCGTCCTCGAACTTCCACTCTCCGGCGTGGAAGCAATATCCCTGGTCGATGAACGTCGCCGTATACTTCCGCTCACGCACCTTTCGTGAAAAGACGGCCTGCCGACCGTTGGCGTTGCCCGTCCATTTGTCGATTACGAGCATGCCGGCGAACTCGGCCACATTGCGCACCTCGCTCAGTTGCTCCTCCGGGAGGTAGTCCAGAACGCGCCCCGGCCCCACACCTACGGCAAGGCCGCCGACGAACTGCGATCCAAACTGCAGGCCCGGGGCGCATCGCTCTCGGCCGCCGCGTGCGAGGTCTACCACCATCTCGGGCGAATTTTCTACCAGCCACTCCGTAACTTCGATCACGTCCGTTGCGGGTACGGTCAGACCCACCGCTTCGGCGAGCCGCGTTGCGATCAACTCGTTCGCCAGCACACGCAGGTGCTGGGGATTGTTCTGAAACTTCACGACCCAGAGCTTGCCATCCGCTCCCAGCATGAGCTGGCTCTGCGCTCCACCGCGCATTCTGCGAATTGCCTGTACCGCCAAAACCGCCACGTGTGTCCCCCCACCCTCTCGCAGCAGCATAACAATTTGCGGATGTGTATAGAGGAAGCCTCGTATGGTTTCCGGAGAGAGAAATCCCTCAACTCTGTCGAGGGAGGACACAGGATCTTCGAGTGGCCGATGGTTTAGGTTCTCGCTACTTCTTCTCTTACCGCGAGGGCCATGGCCATGGACATGACGCAGTCGTCGTGGGCGCCGGTGGCGGCTTCGGGGCGACCGCCGGGGCCGCGGACGAAGCTGCGGCATTCGGTCAGCAGGCGCTCGCTTTTGAAGAGCCAGGGCTGCTCGTTGAGCAGAAGGTTCAGTCTGGCGAGCATCCTTGGGCGCGTTACGGAGTTGGTCGGCCAACCTGCCTGTCCACCTTCTTCATAGACGGCTACGCCGCGTTTCTCCAGGTAGGCCAAGACGCCTGCGCCGTGGTTGTTACGCTCGACGACGATCAGGGCACCGTTGTACTCGCGCGCCAGATCGATGAGGACTTCGGCGAGCTCGCGCGGGTTGAGGCGTTGCCGCAGCTCCGCGCATTGCAGGCCCAGATCGATGTCCACGACCTGTGCGGCGGCGAAGTCGCCTTCGCTTCCTCCGCCTGCGGGGTCGGAGGCGATGAGATACCGCCGTCCTTTGACGGGTGGCATCCAGAGCAGGAGGCTGCCGCTGCGGCGGCTTGCGAGTGGAGGCGTCAGCTCTGCCAAGCGTGCCTCGATCGCGTCGAGTTCGAAGAAGCATTCGCCGCTGGCGCGGAAGCAGCTTACGGCGTCTTCTGCAAACTCCTGACGGGCCATGCCGCGATAGGTCCTTTGCAGCTCGCGGCGATAGCCGATCTGCTCGGGGCGGAGGCCTTCGCGTGAGACCAGAGCGCGTTCTTCCTCGGTCCAGTCGCTTGCTTCGACTCTCGCGCCGAGGTAGGTCGGCTCCATCCACCAGGGGAGGAAGTGGCGCGCCATGCGTTGCGCTTCGGCCTCCATCCACTCCTGGTAGAAGCAGCCGTAGGCTCCGTTGGGAGTCGACTCCAATACCATTTCTCCGCCGGGTGCGAGTGCTGCCTTTAATCCTGCCAGCGTTGATGCCGCATCGCCGGGCCAGCGCGAGAGCTCGGAGCAGTGCAGGTTCTGGATACTCATGCTGCGCCCAGCGTTTTGTTCGCCTGCGCTGACGACGCGAAACTCCGAGTCCAGGGCAGGGAAGGCCATCTGTCCGACGTTCGCGCGGGAGCGCTTTGCTGGGCCCTCACGCAAGTCGTCGGGAAGGTTCTCCCACATGCGCTGCACGATGCGGAACATCTGTTCTGTTGCCTCGCGCGTGTGGGCGACGAGGACGGTCATGGTTCCGGGTGTCTGGATGGTTTTGAGGAAGAACTGTCCTGCGATCCATGTGCTCATGCCCATTTGCCGGGCTTTGAGAACGATGTTCTTTTCTTTGCGGTTGAGTTCGTAGTTCCATTGGGCGGTGTTGGCTGTGAGCGGGATAATTGCCCCGGATTTACTTCGGATTTTGAGGAGGCGTTCTGTTTGTTCGATTCTGGATTCTGTTGGGGGTGGGTCTTTGTCGGTCGCGGGTACTTCTGGTTCGATTGTTTGCATGTTGTTCCTTCAGGGATGCGCTTCGCGCATGGCCCACACATCGCGATGAGGCTGCGATGTATGGGGCACCCGGGGTTCGGTTCCCTGTGTTGAGTTCTCAAAAAAGCAGATCCCTTCGCTTCGCTACGGGATGACAAAGGAGGAGCCTTAGAGATCCGGTTTGTGCGCTCTGCGCGACCCCACCCTTTCGCAAAGAGCGCGAAAGAATGGGGCACGGGTCTCTTATGTTGTTCCGAATGCGAAGAGGGGAACGCTTTGTGCGTTCCCCTCTTGCTGCGGTTCAGACTGTTTTGTCTACCTTTTTAGAATAGCAATTTGGGTGGGGTAACTCTGCCAACTTTGGAGGGTTTCTATTTGCTTTGCAATCAGGTGCTTGGTGGCTATAAGCCTTAGGCACCCCCTTGACAGGTTTTTCCTGCATAGCTTTCCACAAGCGGGATGAGTAGGCCTTTGCGCAGGAAGATTGCCGTTAGCTCGTCCGCCGACTCGTTGTAGCGACGGATGACCGAGCGGACGCTCATCCCCAACATGCCCGCGACTTCGCCGTGGGTATACTCCTGGATCGCGATCCGCTTCAGGAGTGTCTGGGCTGTCTTATCCAGTTCGGCCATGGCGCGCTCCACGTCCGTCACAAAGATGACGACGTCTTCGAAGCTGTTCACGCGATAGTTCGTGACCTTGCCGCGAAAGATCTCTCGTCCCAGCATTGACGGCACGCGGCCCGACTCCATGGACAGCTTCATGTACCGCCGCAGCATACCCTCTGTGTACTTGCGGTAGAACGCCATCTCCGGCGTCGCCTGCACCAGCTCTTTCCGGGGCATCTCTGTCTGCACGGGCTTCTGCGTCTGTGCTGTCGCCCATACCATGGGCAGAATTACGGCTGTACTCATCGCGCACCTTCTCTCCGGGACCCACACGGCCCCATGCCTGCTCCTACTTCCGGCCCAGATCCTGAGATCGTTCTGCGTTGCCGACGGGCTCGCTCGCTGCGGCGTCTTGGCGGAGGGAACTCCGCCAGGCACGCCGCGCACCGTCGGCAATACACCCCCTGGGCTACACCGGCGCGGATCCAAAGACCTCCGCACCCTTCACATACCTTCAAGTCCAAGCGCAAGTGATTCATCGTCTCTCTCCAGTTTGTTCGTCCGTCGAGCCTTCTTGATCAGAGGTCGGAGTGGCTCTCCGGGTTTTGGTTTCAGCTTGCAGAAGGGCGACGAAGCTCTTATGGCTCCTGTTCACCGTTCCTTCAGGCCTACCTTCGTGTTGCAGCAGAGGTCCCGGTCTTGGGAAAAGCGCGGTTGTCCGCGCGACTGAGTCGACCGCCTTGCCAATCGCCTGGGCGATTGCATTCGTCCGGTTCGGATGAAGTTTCACGGTTATAGCTAGCGACAAATAGCGTGTCAACCATAAAGATTTCCTCAAAGGCAACTTGAAATAAACGCTTAGGAATCAATCAAAGCAGGCTTTAATCCGTTGCCAGAAGATATATATTCGCTTTATCTTCGTCTTGCGAAATGCTATGGAGTGTGTCCCACTATGAACTTTCAGAACCTCCACGAACTTCTCCGCGCGGAACTGGAGCGCCGCATCTCCGCAGGCCGACTTACGGGATCGGTGCTGGCCCGGATGGCCGGCTTCCAGCAGGCCCATATCTCCAACTTTCTCAACAAGAAGCGGGCGCTTTCGCTGGAGGGGCTGGACCGGGTCCTGGAGTCGCAGGGGCTGACGGTGGAGCAGATTCTACCGATCGATCTGGCAGCTTCAGCGACGCAGCCGCCGGATCAGGCGGATCCGCTGGAGTCCGTTCCGGTCGTCTCGGCTGCGGCGGCGATGGGCGAGCCGCGCATTGCGCCCGCCGCCACGCAGGAGACGGTGTATGTTTCCGCGGCGCGTCTGCATGGGAACAGGCCGAGGATTGCGCCGCATCGGGGGCAGTGGCAGCGCTTTGTGGCGCTGCGGATCGATGCGCAGCAGGCTGCGCCGATGGAACCGGTTCTGCCTTCGGGGGCGGTCGTCATTCTGGATCGGCATTACAACTCGGTTGCGCCTTATAGCGCGCACCAGCCGTCGGTGTTTGCGGTGCGGCATGGGTCGGGGCTTTCGCTGCGGTATGTGACGCTGGAGGAGTCGAGGCTGGTGCTCAGGCCGTATGCGCGGGAGTTTCCGGTGCAGTTAGTGCGGTTGCTCCAGACGGAGGCGCCTGGGGATTTTATTGTGGGTCGGGTTTGTTTTGTTTTGGCGGAGCTTTAGGGGTGGTGGGCCTGTTCTCGGAGGGGTCGCTCTTCGAGCGAACGATGCGCTTTGCGCATCCCATACATCGCAAAGAGCGCGATGTATGGGGCACCCGGATTTGGGTTTCCTGGGGGTCTGGTTTGTGCGCTCTGCGCGACTCACCCTTTTCCACCCCAACGAACAAAAAGCCGTTCGTCGGGGACCCCGGTTTCGCGATGAAGCTGCGAAAGAATGGGGCACAAAGCGGATCCCTTTGCTTCGCTACGGGATGACAAAGAGGGAGCTTTGCTACCATCGAAGCTATGGAACCCATCATCACCGCGCGCCGCACAGAAGACATCGCGCTTGACCTTCTGAAGTTCATCGCCTCCACTGCAAACGTCACACGCGCCTCCAGCTCTTCTACGGGATTCGCCGCGCCCTCGTCTGCCAAGCCCGAAGATCAGGTCGCACATCTCCTCGAGCTCTACGCCCGCTGCAAGCAGGCTGTAGAAGCCAAGTAGAAGCGTGTCCGTTTCCGTCGCCGTTGTTGGCGTTGGCTCCTTCGGCCGCAACCATCTTCGCGTCTATCGCGATTTGCCCAAGGCGGACCTCGTCGCTTTTGTGGACGCGGAGGAGGAAGTGCGTGCGCGGCTCTCTGCTGAGTACAGCGTTCCCGCGTTTGCCACGGTGGAAGAGCTTTTTGCGAGTGGCTTAAAGATCGATGCAGCCAGCGTCTGCGTTCCGACGGTGCATCATGCGGCGGTGGCGGAGAAGCTGCTCTCTGCCGGGATCGACACGCTGATTGAGAAGCCCATCGCTTCGACGCTTGCAGAAGCGGATGCTTTGATTGCGCTTGCGGAGAAGCATGGACGCGTTCTGCAGGTGGGGCATCTGGAACGCTTCAATCCCGCGGTTACGGCGGCGTTCTCGCATCTCAATCGACCAATGTTTTTTGAGGCGCACCGGCTGAGCATCTTTACGCCGCGCTCGCTGGATGTCGATGTTGTGCTGGACCTGATGATTCACGATCTGGATGTCGTTCTTTCGCTGGTTCCTTCGCCGGTGCGCGAGGTCCGCGCTGTGGGTTTGCCGGTGCTTTCGCGGAAGACGGATATTGCCAACGTTCGGCTGGAGTTTGAGAACGGCTGCGTAGCGAACTTTACGGCTTCGCGTGTTTCTACGGAGCGCGTGCGCAAGCTGCGGTTCTTTCAGCCGCATCAGTATCTTTCACTGGACTTTGCGCGGCAGGATCTATTTTTGATCGATGTGACGGCTGCGGCTTCGTTGACGCCTGCCCAGCTTGAGGCGGTCTTTGCTGCGCATCAGCAGCAGTTGGATCTGCAGCATCCCACGCCGGGGCTTTCGCTGAACAAGCTGCCTACGGAGCCGGGTGAGCCGCTCAAATTGGAGCTGGAGGCTTTTCTGCATGCGGTGGAGACGCGGGAGGCGCCGCGCGTGACGGGTTTGC
This genomic stretch from Terriglobus saanensis SP1PR4 harbors:
- a CDS encoding sigma factor-like helix-turn-helix DNA-binding protein, whose amino-acid sequence is MSTAVILPMVWATAQTQKPVQTEMPRKELVQATPEMAFYRKYTEGMLRRYMKLSMESGRVPSMLGREIFRGKVTNYRVNSFEDVVIFVTDVERAMAELDKTAQTLLKRIAIQEYTHGEVAGMLGMSVRSVIRRYNESADELTAIFLRKGLLIPLVESYAGKTCQGGA
- a CDS encoding terminase; this encodes MQTIEPEVPATDKDPPPTESRIEQTERLLKIRSKSGAIIPLTANTAQWNYELNRKEKNIVLKARQMGMSTWIAGQFFLKTIQTPGTMTVLVAHTREATEQMFRIVQRMWENLPDDLREGPAKRSRANVGQMAFPALDSEFRVVSAGEQNAGRSMSIQNLHCSELSRWPGDAASTLAGLKAALAPGGEMVLESTPNGAYGCFYQEWMEAEAQRMARHFLPWWMEPTYLGARVEASDWTEEERALVSREGLRPEQIGYRRELQRTYRGMARQEFAEDAVSCFRASGECFFELDAIEARLAELTPPLASRRSGSLLLWMPPVKGRRYLIASDPAGGGSEGDFAAAQVVDIDLGLQCAELRQRLNPRELAEVLIDLAREYNGALIVVERNNHGAGVLAYLEKRGVAVYEEGGQAGWPTNSVTRPRMLARLNLLLNEQPWLFKSERLLTECRSFVRGPGGRPEAATGAHDDCVMSMAMALAVREEVART
- a CDS encoding phage portal protein; amino-acid sequence: MAGVKDRIRGAWKGLQAGETNTRKTTPLPALLTPYRRLPIQGQGISPKPTAANLRKFAETPVARRAINIVKDRIACMDWQVRLKRDATTNSTTVEKLRETLEAPNPGDSFRTLIEQVLEDLLVGGFGAMEMELTGNADLPFRLWPVDGATVQVNAEWNGNAETPRYAQVNTRAGTEKSIPLLDRELMYLRLNPRTHTPFGLGRLEVAFESIRSFLEASRYAGRLAGNGVQQFALWMEETTPAQHERMVRWWQDEIEGTGQVPILSSEKKPEVLRFAGGTDADLHLGWQEFLLRMIANAFDLPPMLLGLEHDVNQSTASEMADDAFEGAIKPVAKLLSEHLTRDLFGKRLGLRDVEFVFNDLLSRDETTETSVQLDLLKAGVLTVEEVRAMRGL
- a CDS encoding Gfo/Idh/MocA family protein, which codes for MSVSVAVVGVGSFGRNHLRVYRDLPKADLVAFVDAEEEVRARLSAEYSVPAFATVEELFASGLKIDAASVCVPTVHHAAVAEKLLSAGIDTLIEKPIASTLAEADALIALAEKHGRVLQVGHLERFNPAVTAAFSHLNRPMFFEAHRLSIFTPRSLDVDVVLDLMIHDLDVVLSLVPSPVREVRAVGLPVLSRKTDIANVRLEFENGCVANFTASRVSTERVRKLRFFQPHQYLSLDFARQDLFLIDVTAAASLTPAQLEAVFAAHQQQLDLQHPTPGLSLNKLPTEPGEPLKLELEAFLHAVETREAPRVTGLQGRNALALALEINAAIAEHGERAGLL
- a CDS encoding DUF3037 domain-containing protein, yielding MASRMECEFFLVRYVPDTVKNEFVNIGVLLREAGRAESTRVRFTRDWSRVRCLDPDADTAMLEAMETEIAERLKLGEHDFKPVLQVMEDTLSNSLQLTEPRGCLAENLSAEMEQLMRMYVETVRERVIRPRTGRAAIAATMREEFERANVWDLMRKRISASQYTRVGDPLKIDCGYRPNGIIRMFQAISLEGDLEAAKVLAFSSSGLREGVQRLEGASLELTAIVEPLREMEDETAAVERYRFGVETMERESIRVLTVSDLERVAQTARRELNL
- a CDS encoding HipA family kinase, translating into MLLREGGGTHVAVLAVQAIRRMRGGAQSQLMLGADGKLWVVKFQNNPQHLRVLANELIATRLAEAVGLTVPATDVIEVTEWLVENSPEMVVDLARGGRERCAPGLQFGSQFVGGLAVGVGPGRVLDYLPEEQLSEVRNVAEFAGMLVIDKWTGNANGRQAVFSRKVRERKYTATFIDQGYCFHAGEWKFEDAPLRGVYGRNKVYAGITGWESFDPWLTRVEQMSEETLWSIAEVVPPEWYGGNTAEIEQLIQEMLARRSRVRELIVSFRDSNREPFPNWGRKIVPPSVMGTPNFVM